One Pelmatolapia mariae isolate MD_Pm_ZW linkage group LG1, Pm_UMD_F_2, whole genome shotgun sequence genomic window, GTCTGGGTGTTCAGAGTCAAGGTGAAAAATGATGTGTAGGAAAGGTATTATGACAAGCTACTTAAAGATATCTGCATTTGATGCAAATGTGTGAATAAGTTTTAAACTGAGGAAATCCCCGGTGGTCTTTAAAGGTCTTAAAATTGAGATGTCTTTTGCATTCAATTAGTTAAAATACACGTGGGAGAAGTCTCAAATTTTCCACCAGTTTGAGAAAAAAACAATCCGAACactaaacaaagaaacagacaCCAAAATCACAGCATTGTTGTCAGCAAAATCTTATCACATTTACAGGCGACTGATGTTAAGATATCAAATGAACCAGATATACCTCAGAATAACTAAGTTGTTAGCAATCTAAATGCCATCAAACGAGCAGGCTCTATAAACGTTTTGAAACAACATTACAACCAAGTAATATTTTTACAGTGGCACACATGCCCTGAGACTTGGGCCATTTGGCTTAATAACAATGTAACATCAAGAAACTAACAACCAAGTAGTTAAAATCAAAGGaacaataaaaactgaagcATGAAAAGGATACAGCGTTGATATAGCACCAGTTTCCCTTGTTGATCAGTCCTCTCGGCTGCAAAGACACTGGTTTATGTATCAACTTCACATTCTCAATAAGTTCTGGGgattcaaagaaaacacaatattCTTAAACAGGTAGCTTCGCACAGCTGTGACAATGAAAAAAGTATTTGTCATAGTGATAAATCAAAACAATTGTTTCTTCGTCTATTCCTGCCTCAAATGGCAACAGCATAAGAGACTTAATGAATAAGACCAAGGTCTTGCTGTACCACGCCTAGGAAGGAAGACTGTCATTCAAAAAGACAGCTTCCATGGTAACGTGGGAATAGTTTCATAGTTTCACAcaaataagaacaaaaaaacatcaatttGGCTGAGACTAAAGCAACAAAGGCAAATGCACATTTAGACAGAACAAATAAATCATAAGTACAGTCATTGTTACTTCTTTACAAATTGGCATTATCTCCATTTTCATAACAAGTCAAATCACTGAGCTCACTTTTAAGTTACCACAATTAAAACTAAATGTCAGTTAATTGCATCTCATTTATCATGTCAGTCACAGACAGCGACCCTTTAACAGCTTTTTCCTATGGGTATTATACCAAGGTATTTTTTtcaatatatacatatttacagTGTAGAAATGGACACTGTTTCATGTCTGATTATGGTCTACATTTCTGATTTTACCAACCTCTAACTACTTTTGAACAGTGATATGCACACAAGTGTGAAGTATCCAAGTAACTTGCATATaaagaaaaggcagaaaaaaaaggtaGTTTGCTGCAGTGCTAAAGAATATATATACattgattattttttctttttggtccaTTTCAATCAATCACTTTTATATATACAAACAGCTAGTCTGTGGCTCCAAACCGGTGTATTTCAAGCTAGGCTGGTTGTTTAAGTTCAAATGTGGCTAGTACAGACTAAACACcatcaaataaacacatttacattaaCGTGCTTAGGAACCAACATGCCCGCTACTCAACAGCGAGTATACATTTCCATCTTACAGTAAATGCATTAATAATTATAGTCTACCTTCTTTGCTATGTTGTGCCATACTTGCATTGTGTGTACTTCTGCACACTTCTAGAATAACTACTCCCTAAAAAAATGGCAAAGACTGATCACTGTCACGCTACGCGAAATGAGAATGTTTTATCTGAAGGTACACATAATATCTGAAGGGTACCTTAGAAGAGAGACAGTGTGTTGAATATGTGAACTTTTACAGGATTGTGTTTAAGTTCTACCTCAAACCAGTGTCAGAGAGGACAAACGAATTAAGCCTGGTAAGTTCCCGTAACCTTCtgagacaacaaccacaaaatGTAGTGTAATTAGGTTCATCTCCCCAGAAAACAATCAGCACACCACTGTTAAGAGCAAAACACTGAATACGATTTGGGGACAAGAAACACCacaatattttgcatttttcattcTGTCTACCAGCTTGTaaaatcaaattttaaaaaccTTCTCCATATGGGAAACTGTTTTTCTAGCCTGTTCTGATCAATAACACATTTCAAGATGCTGTTTCACTGTGTGAAATCTGAGGCTGTGACTCATCTTGAATCATTATCTCATTTCcttaagtaaaaaaacaaagtattcATGAGGTGTCACATCTCAGCTCCTTGCAGTTGATCATTTATACGCGTACTGCAGCTCTGATAGGAATAACTGGAATGatttaaacaataaataaaatctgataGCCATTCTGCATGTAGCACCACCATCTAGTGGTCATTTCTTGAAAATGAATGCAACAGTCCCTTAACTTCTCTTTAAAGCAAGCTGTCAGTGAGAAATCTGTGCATCTCAAACTTACCATACAACAGGTATAATGAGCTGCAAAAATgtatctctttttttaaatatacccTACTCTTTCCAGTGATGCCAATTTTAAAAGCTTATTCTGTTAGATATACAAGTATGAACAGTACAATCACCTCAACACTGCCACCAAGTGGAATGGATTGAATTTCGCAGAACATActttttgcaaaaaaataagTTATAAACTTACACCAAATTAAAAAGTAGTAATGGTGGAATGTTTTTAGAAGGTAAATTATCAGCTTCTTTATAAAATACCTGCAAGTTTAGGGGCCATAGGATCCTCAGATACATGGACAGGGCCTTCTTTTACTTCCCCAACTTTCTCAGGCTGCTCTGGCACAGCGACAGAGGGAGATACTGCTTCCACAACATTCTTTACCTCCACAAATGCCTGAGGGCCACCAGGTAGAGGCTTGGAATTGTGAAAGAGGCTAGCCCAGGATTTCGGAAGATTGGCAGTAGGTGCAGCTGGAGTGGCAGGTGAATGTGCCTGCTCTGTCACTACTGACTGGGCAGCTGACTCTGGGATGACCTGCTGAACCTGGTCCCCACTCTCAATGTCCTCTTTGTGTCCATCTGCACTGACAGGAGTGGTAGACTCTGCTAGCCCATTTGCCACCCCATTGTCTGCCATCTCTCCTCCCTCTAGTTCAGTAGTCGTAATGGAAGTGATGACAGAGATGACAGCAGCTGAAGTAGGAAGAGGTGATTTGGAGAGGGGGCTATGTGGAGTATCTGAAAGTTCAGGGCTCTGTGGAGCCAAGTGATCTGGCTGCTGATCTGCAGTCCTTGGTCCCTCTGTCATCCCTCTGCTTTGAGAGGAGGATGAACAGGGGGAAGTTGCATTGTTGCCATCTGATAAAGAGGCAGCTCCACTTGCTAAGTCCAAAGAAGAGTCATCAGGGCTATCACTAGTCCTCTGattggcagtggatgtgggggCACACTTGGCTGCTGCCACAGCAGCTGTTGGTGTTGCTGTGGAGGCGGGTCCCGGGGTGGAAAGTTCAGCCCCTGACAATGCCTTACTGTCCACATCCTCAGTACTGTGGTGTGGGCCACTGAGTGCATGTCCGTTCACCAGTGCTGTCACAGGTGTCCCATCCGCTGtactggtgctgctgctgttgctgccagTTGACGGTTCCAGGTAATTGTAGTACCCAGGCGgtcgttttttctttttctttcgcTCTCTCTGTCCCAGGTTACCAGGGAGTCCGTCCATGTCCGGGCATGGCTGGTGATTGTCCAGGGCTGAGGCCTCCGAGTCAGGTCCATCCAGTGAGTTGAAGTGTGCCCCGTCAGGGACATCAGCTACTGGAGAAGCCGTCTGTTGAGCTTTCTGGGCCGGCTGGCAGCCCAGGATGAACTCAGGAGCCTGTGGGTTTAGGGTACTCGACACCTTGTATAAAGGATCGTTGCCCCCAACAGCCTTGGAATCCATCACCTCGTCAACACCAAACTCAATGTGCTGATAGTCTTCTCCTGCAGATAATATTTCAGTCAATTAGAAATACAGAGCACTGTTTTGATTAATTCCTACATATTAAAACCAGGCTGTGGTATCTAACTTTGCTGCAGAACGTCATGTAAAATCCTTTTTCCTGAACAAGCAAACCGTTACTCAAGGGGGTCGTGGGAGCTCTGACAGGATCAAAGATACCAACAAAAAGGAAGAAATTCTTCTAGACCTATTTTTGACAACTACTGCTGTCCAATCCAAACCAAATTCCTTCTGATCTCACATAAATTCCAGAAGTGGGGGGATTCAACACTTAAAATTGGGTCTGGGAAGGACAATATAGTCTTGGGGATAAAACTTCTTTCACTTACTTAGGATTCTcatttgaaaggaaaaaaaaaaccccaataaactaaaaataaataaataaaaaacatttttggcaTAATCCTGTGTGGTCAGTGGCCAGATGTTATCAATATTCTGTTGAAACTATTCAAGTTAAACTGCtacaaaaaaacattcaaagtcAAGCTGACAATCAGTAGTTTTGACTAATGGTTTATTATAAGCTGAGTTTATTTTGCTGACAATTTGAGATACCATTTTTCTCAATCATTCTTGAAGGTTTAATTAAAatgttgcttgtttgttttttttaatttaggcAATGACGTCCGATTTAACAAGTGTCtaaaatcactttaaaaaaagattacaaAGGGATACAATACGGTTGATAACCAAAGGTAGTCAATAGAAAGGAAGTCTGGCTTAACTGACTGCAGACACGCATCAATAATCCTTActtcctgaatatttttaacAGCATTTTTAGATGTTGGAAACTTCAGCAATACAgaacaatgtaaaacaaatacatgaggttttttttaagttaatttttGGATAAAATGTGTCACACAGCAGTTTGAACTGTAAGTTATTATGCAGTGAGAGGTGCAAAGTGCAAAGGTGAAACATTAGCAAGTGcaaatcagaaagaaaaaaatcatccaaGTCATCATGACACAGCTGATTGGCCAACCAAATGTAATCTCTGATGCCCTGCAGAAGGTAAGAGGGCACTGAAACACAAGGTACTCCCTCTACTGAGATGAGAGGAATCTGTTAGTGTTAGTATTACTGAAATTGCACTTCATTACTGTAAAATGCATTCAGCAGTGAAACCTCAATGTAAGGataaacatgtacacacatgtTAGCAACCGCATAAAATCATCTCTATGCCCTTAGTAAATAAGCTGTGATTGGTAAGTCATTAAAatgcaattcaattttattttaacgGAGACCTACAGTAGTGAAAATGTATTATATGCAAGAAAAGATAAGATACTTCGCAGTACCTTAAGCATGCAAAGCTTTATAGGTTTTACCAACAGGCAAGAGAAAGAATACAGGCAAAAAGTTTAGAAAGCCACCAGTTTTTGAAACCTGGATTTTCAGTTTTACAGCAAACGTACAAGAGGGTATCAGACTCCTCAACTCACCGCAAACCTGCAGTCCCATAGACTCCATAATAAAAGGTACAGCAGGAGTGCAGTAAGATCCTAAATAATCAATACAAATCAAGGTAAGGCAATTGTCATGTGCATATAGGTACTATTTGAAAGAAAGGTGGCTGCTCTAACATTTTTGATTTTggtgggcaaaaaaaaaaaaagaaaaaaaaaggtggtggTGGGGAGGGTCAAGATTTAGTGGAATTTATAAACCGTTTCAAACAATATTGcacaaatgtataaaaataaataaatgacaggAAAAGCATCTTCCTGCAAGGCAAGCCAGATCAGCTATACCTGGGCTTCAGCCATACATTTAGTCCTGCTCTGAAAAACAACTTGATGCCAACTAAGAGCAGGAGAACAGTCAGCCCATGTCTACTTTAGAGTATTTTGATgttgaataattaaaaaaaatgtaggaAATTAGCTTATGTTAAAAGTACATACCAGAAGACTGAGTGACACACTGGACTTTGTCATTGAACGGAGGAAGctgcaaagagagagaaaatagaaGTTGTGATAAAGACCCAGCAGGTAACCACAAAAGTAATACTTAAAATAGGCATGACTGATATCTTAAGACCATTTTCAAGTGTAGAATTACCATTTACCAGATATGCGCATTTTGGCTCAATGGTCAATTTCAGTAATCCTGAAGCCCTGATTTCAGACTATTAGGGCTACTGTTAagcaaatttattttaattatatttctCCAGAAACCTTGCTGTTTCCATTGAGAGGATATCCTGACGAGGCCAACACgactactcaaaaataaatgtaattctttctctttaatttaataatgactTATTAATGGAATAATGACCACTACTGCTTTTTCTGGACCAATCTGCTTACCTCAACATAACATCGTGGAGTCACAAAAAACTGATTGATCTCATCAGGGCTGAATTCCCCAAAGATGTACTGTGGGAACAAAATTAATACAACCATTAACTGAAAAGGAAAGACAATGGAATAAAATAcactataaaataaaattaaaaaagttaaaaacaatcaAGAACTTTCAgattattcattaatataaaaTCAAGGGGAAAAATTTTTAAGCAGTGTTCACTGTAGACAGGTTATTCAACCTCATAACTGGAATGCAATCAAAAGGTGCCGTCATTTCAAAATCTAGGTATTAGGGCACACAGAGCAGTCCTTCATCACCCATTCAATTTACAATGCTAACCTGTGCAAACTGATGAGTCATGCAGTGTTATACATAAACCATGAGCACAAACAGCTCTGAATCTAGGCCTGTTTTATCTAGGTGAAGTAGGTTTGTCAGTTTGTTAAAGGTTAACACAAAGCATTCTTTTGAATGCTTTGTGTTAACCGTTAGGCATCATATAAAGCATTGTTGTACTTAAAACAAGCCAAAGCAGGCCTCTAATGTAACTTCACGGACTGCTTTTAACACATGTGCCTGCTTTGAGGTGACACAAGATTACTGGGATTtgaattaaacatatttttccacCTATACCACCCACTCCCCTTATATAATAGTATCTTCACTTTACTTATTAGTGTAGCTGAGTTAGTTGCTTCTGctttgacacacacagacatggtgaaacagagagcagaggaaAGAATCCATCACTGACGGCATATGAACTGATGAGAATTTAGCCATTCCGATTCCGTTATCAATATCACTTATCATTCGATTCATTTATCAATTGTCATTCCATTTTCACCGGCTCCATTTTGAAAGTCATTACCATTGCTATTTTCCATCTctgacacacaaactgaaatcagccgATTGTAGTGCGAGTGCAAGAACGGATAAGCATTATTGATAGGCAAGCAGACTAACAATTTCAAGGAAATTGACTACTGGGAACCAGTTTTCTACAAAAACTGGTTCGTGATTCCCATCCCTACTTCTCAGACTGACCTTGTTATAATCAACAAGTTGTGTCACCTGTGTTTACCAAATTAACACTTGTAGTGAGGTAGGTTCCATCAGTTCAAGACACTACATGCCATTAAACATTCATCAGTCAAGCGGGCgcgtacacgcacacacacacagaacacgAGGAGGTGGCACTAACATAAAATCTATGATCATCTTCGAATTGTTTTTGAAGTTGATATTTCAGGTATCAAAAAATGTATATGCATTGCAAAATTAAAACTGTTAGAAGTTTACTATTTTGAAATTTTAATAAAGCAACCAGCTAGACTTAAATGAATAGTCAGCTGCTCAGCCAGCAGCTTTCCATAAGTTCATATATGCACTTATGGAAAGCTGCATTTATGAACTTGAAATTAAGACTTCAAAGTTAACTCATTTTATTAGATTAACCAAAAACAATCAAACTACAATATTACTCACTGCACACACTACAACCACCTTCAAATGAAGCCAGGTCTATGGTAGCAGGGGTTCATATTATGTGTAGTGGATGCAGGCAAAATAAATTAGAAGGCTTAGAAATCTTCACGCAGCGCTTCGTCATGCACCCTCTGATGATGAAGTTTGGCGGACTGTATAAAAACCAACAttatttgtcatgtttttacTACACTGCTGTTTTCTGATGTTGCTTACAGTGTTATTAATTCATTTTCCACAGAATCACCACGACATCAACTATAATTGTGCGTTATAccttgagaggaaaaaaaaaacaaaacaaaaaaaaaaacccactgagCCACTGAAGGGCCCACGCAACTTAAAAAAGGTAAAATGGACTCACTAGCCATGCTGTTAATCTTTTCGGTGCAATAAACAGTGGAAAGTGAAAGGGTAGTCACAGAGAAAAGAAACTGCAGCTCAAGCatatacaactttttgcaaacGAGGCCCCACGCGAGGGCCCACATTGCTGAAATGGCACTACAAGCGACAAACAGCCAGCCATGATCCAGCGGCCTCAGGACGGCTAATACAATCACAACAGAAAGAATGTCCCTTTGCTCCTTTCTGCAGGCATGCCACACGTACCACACTAAGCTTCCCTTGCTGATCGTTTGGACTGCGGATTACAACAAATTAGCCATCTGTATGATTTTAGCACAATTTAATGACGACATCACACAAACAAGAAAGAGCCAAGAATAAGAAGCAAGAAGAATAAGTAATCATAAGTAAGAATAAGACTAGAAAGATAAGGTGATTTATAGACTTTAGTGAGTTTCACTATTGGTGACTGACTATTAGCGATAGTGTGGTTcacaaatttaaatttaaaatgatgtCAGTGCTGTGAAATATACAGATATGTACTACGACAATCCTAAAACTGATGTCGCGCAAACAATCTGTTTTATTCTAAGCACAGGCTTGTTTACCTAAACTGATCTGTGGAGTTATTAATGGGCAACTTGGCTGAACATAAAAATGCTGCAGTGCCAGTACAAATAAGGTCAGACTAGTTTTTCAATGAGTTTGCTGAGCATGCCTGTGCCTGCCTGGTAGTGTGATGTAGTAAAAGGGTGGCAATAATtacaaaccattaaaaaaaaattattaaaaattgGGAcaaataacggcgttacaatcATTTCGTCTGCTCTCAGGCAAAAGCAACTGCTCATAAATGTGCGAACACTTTCAATTTTCTGATACAGCAGACTAAACCATAACACAGGCACATATTCCTTTTTAATTAATATGAGGACTTATTTGAACATTCTGATTCCCATTGGAAgataaaacaattaaacaatTTCATCCTGTGGGCCCCCGATATTAATCATCCCAAGGACAAGTTCCAGATTAATGGCAGCTAAACTCACtcagtgaaaaatgtttttaaggtgcagatttatttttacattcatttttaagATGCTTAAAGTTTGATGCTGctacatttttaatgtgtcacATTGAGAAGAGTTTCTAATCTTTAGTCTCAATTGAACTAATAACAGTGGACTAAATAATTTGCTGATAAATGGCCCTCTGCTATCACTATGTCACATAATCATGTAGATCGGCCAATAGTTGTTGATAAAAGTAAAGTTACTCTGATAACTAATCTTTACAGCtggcattttctttttgtttttctttcctgtttcccaatcatggatttttttgtgttttcagttttcacatCTCTAATGGGACACATGCTAATTTCAAAACAGGGATCAAACTACTGGAATCCCTCAATAACAAAGCTGATGTGGTTTATACTTAAACTTCTTTACAGCTTTTTTTAATCTCTAACAGTCGATGAGTAAGATCTAAAGGGAAGGCCATTGGTTACACAGCCTTGCTGATACAAGGAGAtgagataaataaaatacagttcCCGTGTTCAGAAATGAAAAATAGCCATCACTGTGTAAAGATCTTTATGGTGTTATAACATGTTGTACTTACACAAGCAATAAATGCTACCATGCCTATACCCCTGAACTACAGCTTAAGGTTAATGATGGTATTTCAGCAGAGATGTAAGGCTTTTTGTGGTCAAGACAACTTTAGAAAACCCTGACTCAGATGTCTACATTGACAGTGGTAAAATACACTTTTTTGACAGAATATCATAACAAGACTATCAGAATAAAAGGTTTAAATATTCatgtaatttaaatgtattccctttttttaattaagagaCAGCAGTGGTCTTACTTTAACTGTCTTAGAGGTTattaaactaaaccaaaaacCAATACAATCCCAAATAAAATTACCTCCCcaccccaaaaaataaaatataatcacTGAAATCCTTTAACTAGTTTTCAAACTAGCTCAACTTTACTAATAAGCTAAAATAAAGGCGCAATAATGGTATGTTAATTTGAAGTGTCACATTTGGTAGATTATGCATTAACAAGATGACTTACCACAAGCAGAACACTATCTGCCTTTATCTCCCAGTGCAGAAGAATTGATAAGCATTTCCAGAATTACCTGTTTGCTAAACTTCTACTCAGAAGACCGCTGTCCCTTCTGGTGCTCATATGTCTTTTACTGCCTCACCTGTTTATCGACCAATTTTAGCCCCAGTGTTAGTATTTTTACTCAGCAATTTCACAGAATAAATCAACAGCAAACCTTTCAGTCGCCTGCTTTCTGTGACTACTTTACAGAGGGATGGCTATTAAAAtgaggggttttgtaacagagTAAAAGTGGTGACAAACAGAGGAAAGCAGACCCAATGAAATAGTTGACGATGCTCCAGATCTGCTGGGTTACCGTTGCTGTGGAGCACAGTCTGGAAAACACTAAATTAGAGCGTTTGTGAAAGCTTCCATGCATTACTATTCACTCTATGCTATTCATactaacaaaaaccaaaaaaatactATGCAACGCTGTATCAGTCAGTTCAGTTATGAgaatttatttcaccaaatatTGACATGTaaattaaaagggaaaaaaaagatgttcagCCGGTTTTCCCCTGAAACTTTCACTTTAATAAAGAGTGAACCAATAGAAACGCTCAATTTAGAAGCCAGGAAGAAAGTTGAAAGCATGCAGAATTACTTTAGTACAGCAGATTTCCCTTACTACAGTGGTTAGCCAGGTTCCGTTTCTTAAAAAAAGTTAGAACTCGACACTTCACTTGACTCCATTTCTGATTAATTTTTACTATATGAGCTTTTTCTTCTCTAGTTAAACTTTAATTCAGTCTCTTACTAGTAGACTAGAGACCTGGCGTGTTTCTTCATGTAAAACTAGACCTCAAAATGGGCCTTCCAACATGACAGCTAGCTTTTCCAGAAATAACACCAAACTTGTTAGGTTACCTCCAATCCAAGCTCAGTCACGTGGACGGTGGCTCTGTAAGCAGCGTGCAAGCTCAACCCTGATCCTCATTGTTTCCATATCAAGTAACTCTTCGCTATCAACGAAGGCCCATACTGTCGAATGTGTATTTGGCTAACTAGCTAGCGGACAGACAGCAAAGTCCAAGCACACCACCTGTACAAAACAGTTAGCATACTAGAAGCTAAACGAGCAGCACGAAAACGTTATACCGCTCCAGAAACACTTATAAACGCCAAGTGATCGCATGCAAAATATTCCACTAGACCGTTATTATGCTTTCTGACTACCCCGAGAAAACCAATAACTTACTGGTAGTTATAAAAATAAGATATGGCAGCAGGCCTGTGGCAGCACTGAGCAGGTGGGCCATGCATACACGCAGCAGTTTTCGGTCACTTTTCTCTAAGAAATATTACATGACATTTGTGGACTATTACTTCGAAGTATCACGAACAATTGTTTGAGCAAGTTTTCGTGTCGTTTAATTAAAAGCGATTGTCATCGCCTCAAGAACTGCAACGGAAAGTACTGCTGGTTCATTTGAATGGAAGGACCTGGGGCCTGTTAGCTCACGTTACCATGCTGGTGGTATTCCAATGAGGCTTAGGGG contains:
- the usp10 gene encoding ubiquitin carboxyl-terminal hydrolase 10 isoform X2, which translates into the protein MASYSNQYIFGEFSPDEINQFFVTPRCYVELPPFNDKVQCVTQSSGEDYQHIEFGVDEVMDSKAVGGNDPLYKVSSTLNPQAPEFILGCQPAQKAQQTASPVADVPDGAHFNSLDGPDSEASALDNHQPCPDMDGLPGNLGQRERKKKKKRPPGYYNYLEPSTGSNSSSTSTADGTPVTALVNGHALSGPHHSTEDVDSKALSGAELSTPGPASTATPTAAVAAAKCAPTSTANQRTSDSPDDSSLDLASGAASLSDGNNATSPCSSSSQSRGMTEGPRTADQQPDHLAPQSPELSDTPHSPLSKSPLPTSAAVISVITSITTTELEGGEMADNGVANGLAESTTPVSADGHKEDIESGDQVQQVIPESAAQSVVTEQAHSPATPAAPTANLPKSWASLFHNSKPLPGGPQAFVEVKNVVEAVSPSVAVPEQPEKVGEVKEGPVHVSEDPMAPKLAELIENVKLIHKPVSLQPRGLINKGNWCYINATLQALIACPPMYHLMKSIPLHNETQRPCTSTPMIDNFVRLVNEFNNMPVPSKAKQQAVGDKVTKDIRPGAPFEPTYIYKLLTLIKSSLSEKGRQEDAEEYLGFTLNGLHEEMLALKKLISPQEEKAPTPNGPESEPGVEEDGADKEEEGSEDEWEQVGPRNKTSITRQADFVRTPITDIFGGHIRSVVYQQNSKESATLQPFFTLQLDIQSDKIRTVQEALETLVARESVQGYTSKTKQEIEISRRVTLEELPPVLVLHLKRFVFEKSGGCQKLTKNIDYPVDLEISKDLLSSGVRSKVVKGQRTYRLFAVVYHHGNSATGGHYTTDVFHIGLNGWLRIDDQTVKVINQYQVVKQTAERTAYLLYYRRVDLL
- the usp10 gene encoding ubiquitin carboxyl-terminal hydrolase 10 isoform X1, which translates into the protein MASYSNQYIFGEFSPDEINQFFVTPRCYVELPPFNDKVQCVTQSSGSYCTPAVPFIMESMGLQVCGEDYQHIEFGVDEVMDSKAVGGNDPLYKVSSTLNPQAPEFILGCQPAQKAQQTASPVADVPDGAHFNSLDGPDSEASALDNHQPCPDMDGLPGNLGQRERKKKKKRPPGYYNYLEPSTGSNSSSTSTADGTPVTALVNGHALSGPHHSTEDVDSKALSGAELSTPGPASTATPTAAVAAAKCAPTSTANQRTSDSPDDSSLDLASGAASLSDGNNATSPCSSSSQSRGMTEGPRTADQQPDHLAPQSPELSDTPHSPLSKSPLPTSAAVISVITSITTTELEGGEMADNGVANGLAESTTPVSADGHKEDIESGDQVQQVIPESAAQSVVTEQAHSPATPAAPTANLPKSWASLFHNSKPLPGGPQAFVEVKNVVEAVSPSVAVPEQPEKVGEVKEGPVHVSEDPMAPKLAELIENVKLIHKPVSLQPRGLINKGNWCYINATLQALIACPPMYHLMKSIPLHNETQRPCTSTPMIDNFVRLVNEFNNMPVPSKAKQQAVGDKVTKDIRPGAPFEPTYIYKLLTLIKSSLSEKGRQEDAEEYLGFTLNGLHEEMLALKKLISPQEEKAPTPNGPESEPGVEEDGADKEEEGSEDEWEQVGPRNKTSITRQADFVRTPITDIFGGHIRSVVYQQNSKESATLQPFFTLQLDIQSDKIRTVQEALETLVARESVQGYTSKTKQEIEISRRVTLEELPPVLVLHLKRFVFEKSGGCQKLTKNIDYPVDLEISKDLLSSGVRSKVVKGQRTYRLFAVVYHHGNSATGGHYTTDVFHIGLNGWLRIDDQTVKVINQYQVVKQTAERTAYLLYYRRVDLL